One part of the Oncorhynchus clarkii lewisi isolate Uvic-CL-2024 chromosome 7, UVic_Ocla_1.0, whole genome shotgun sequence genome encodes these proteins:
- the LOC139413245 gene encoding protein ILRUN isoform X2: MYCCWSGCYDWTRPRFKLGDPAVAATVDLPMEGMDIDLDPELMQKFNCMGTTDKDVLISEFQRLLGFQLNPAGCAFFLDMTNWNLQAAIGAYYDVESPSINTPSMSFLEDVTIGEGESVPPDTPFTKTWRIQNTGAESWPPGVCLKYIGGDQFGHINMVMVRCLDPQEISDVSVQMHSPVSPGMYQGQWRMCTATGLFYGDVIWVILSVEVGGLLGVTQQLSSFETEFNTQPHRNVEGDFNPFASPQKSKHNSGDHNNLKDPGGAWEGTQDAIQQDQNGLSHNAVNRASNGLQSNLSVVTYSQGIHGPYPFGQS; this comes from the exons atgtattgttgttgGAGTGGTTGTTATGACTGGACAAGGCCTCGGTTTAAATTAGGAGACCCCGCCGTCGCTGCCACGGTAGACCTGCCGATGGAGGGCATGGACATAGACCTGGACCCGGAGCTCATGCAGAAATTCAACTGTATGGGCACCACTGACAAGGATGTCCTCATCTCAGAGTTCCAAAGACTGCTGGGGTTCCAACTCAACCCGGCAGGATGCGCCTTCTTCCTTGACATGACCAACTG GAATCTACAGGCAGCCATCGGTGCATATTATGACGTTGAGAGTCCCAGCATCAACACACCATCCATGTCTTTTTTGGAGGATGTGACGATTGGTGAGGGAGAGTCTGTTCCCCCCGACACACCGTTCACAAAGACCTGGAGGATACAGAATACAG GTGCAGAGTCCTGGCCACCCGGGGTATGTCTGAAGTACATTGGAGGGGACCAGTTTGGCCACATCAACATGGTGATGGTGCGCTGTCTAGACCCCCAGGAGATCTCAGACGTCAGTGTGCAGATGCACAGCCCTGTGTCACCTGGCATGTACCAGGGCCAATGGAGGATGTGCACAGCCACAGGACTGTTTTACGGAG ACGTGATCTGGGTGATCCTCAGTGTAGAGGTGGGGGGCCTTTTGGGCGTGACACAGCAGCTGTCCTCCTTCGAGACAGAGTTCAACACGCAGCCGCACCGCAACGTGGAGGGAGACTTCAACCCCTTCGCCTCGCCACAGAAGAGCAAACACAACTCCGGAGACCACAACAACTTGAAAGACCCTGGAGGAGCCTGGGAGGGCACGCAGGACGCCATCCAGCAAGATCAAAACGGACTGTCTCACAATGCTGTAAATAGAGCATCGAATGGGCTCCAAAGCAATCTATCAGTAGTGACTTACAGTCAG GGTATTCATGGCCCCTATCCGTTTGGCCAGAGTTAA
- the LOC139413245 gene encoding protein ILRUN isoform X1 yields the protein MYCCWSGCYDWTRPRFKLGDPAVAATVDLPMEGMDIDLDPELMQKFNCMGTTDKDVLISEFQRLLGFQLNPAGCAFFLDMTNWNLQAAIGAYYDVESPSINTPSMSFLEDVTIGEGESVPPDTPFTKTWRIQNTGAESWPPGVCLKYIGGDQFGHINMVMVRCLDPQEISDVSVQMHSPVSPGMYQGQWRMCTATGLFYGDVIWVILSVEVGGLLGVTQQLSSFETEFNTQPHRNVEGDFNPFASPQKSKHNSGDHNNLKDPGGAWEGTQDAIQQDQNGLSHNAVNRASNGLQSNLSVVTYSQVIRLLIIPHPCHHRLAHLRLMTITWTPSPP from the exons atgtattgttgttgGAGTGGTTGTTATGACTGGACAAGGCCTCGGTTTAAATTAGGAGACCCCGCCGTCGCTGCCACGGTAGACCTGCCGATGGAGGGCATGGACATAGACCTGGACCCGGAGCTCATGCAGAAATTCAACTGTATGGGCACCACTGACAAGGATGTCCTCATCTCAGAGTTCCAAAGACTGCTGGGGTTCCAACTCAACCCGGCAGGATGCGCCTTCTTCCTTGACATGACCAACTG GAATCTACAGGCAGCCATCGGTGCATATTATGACGTTGAGAGTCCCAGCATCAACACACCATCCATGTCTTTTTTGGAGGATGTGACGATTGGTGAGGGAGAGTCTGTTCCCCCCGACACACCGTTCACAAAGACCTGGAGGATACAGAATACAG GTGCAGAGTCCTGGCCACCCGGGGTATGTCTGAAGTACATTGGAGGGGACCAGTTTGGCCACATCAACATGGTGATGGTGCGCTGTCTAGACCCCCAGGAGATCTCAGACGTCAGTGTGCAGATGCACAGCCCTGTGTCACCTGGCATGTACCAGGGCCAATGGAGGATGTGCACAGCCACAGGACTGTTTTACGGAG ACGTGATCTGGGTGATCCTCAGTGTAGAGGTGGGGGGCCTTTTGGGCGTGACACAGCAGCTGTCCTCCTTCGAGACAGAGTTCAACACGCAGCCGCACCGCAACGTGGAGGGAGACTTCAACCCCTTCGCCTCGCCACAGAAGAGCAAACACAACTCCGGAGACCACAACAACTTGAAAGACCCTGGAGGAGCCTGGGAGGGCACGCAGGACGCCATCCAGCAAGATCAAAACGGACTGTCTCACAATGCTGTAAATAGAGCATCGAATGGGCTCCAAAGCAATCTATCAGTAGTGACTTACAGTCAG gtcatcaggctgctgattatcccgcacccctgtcaccatcgtctcgcgcacctgcgcctcatgacaatcacctggactccatcccctccttga